The Salvia miltiorrhiza cultivar Shanhuang (shh) chromosome 1, IMPLAD_Smil_shh, whole genome shotgun sequence genome has a window encoding:
- the LOC131005979 gene encoding protein LEAD-SENSITIVE 1-like, translated as MGFLSHRVKRSDLEAGDHIYTWRTPVFAYSHHGIYIGGDKVVHFTQHQNLSSGDSTSFRFSSSITDVTADCLDFPDCGFRKHTSGVVMSCLNCFLGDGSLYRFEYGVSPVVLITRLRSGTCTTAKSDPPEDVIHRAMHLLQHGFGKYDVFSNNCEDFALYCKTELVVCTQRGSGGSGQVSSVVGVPVAAILSLPLKMFVSNPVVLGATAVVSYNLNRYASDVGVRDDVVKVNVEGVAAFHGKLLAEVDGGADVAGDRRKKRRR; from the exons atgGGATTTCTGTCACACAGAGTGAAACGAAGCGATTTAGAAGCAGGAGACCATATCTACACTTGGAGGACTCCCGTTTTCGCATACTCTCACCATG GTATCTATATTGGTGGTGACAAAGTGGTGCACTTCACTCAACATCAGAATTTGAGTTCTGGTGACTCTACTTCCTTTCGCTTCTCATCATCGATCACAGATGTCACAGCCGACTGTTTAGATTTTCCAGATTGCGGCTTCAGAAAGCATACAAGTGGAGTGGTTATGTCATGCTTGAACTGCTTCTTGGGGGATGGATCTTTGTATCGTTTCGAGTATGGAGTTAGCCCCGTGGTTTTGATCACTAGGCTCCGATCTGGGACATGCACGACTGCCAAATCCGATCCTCCAGAAGATGTGATCCACAGGGCTATGCATTTGCTGCAGCATGGATTCGGGAAGTATGATGTGTTTTCAAACAACTGTGAAGACTTCGCTTTATATTGTAAAACCGAGCTCGTTGTTTGTACCCAGAGAGGCTCCGGTGGCAGTGGCCAAGTCTCGTCTGTTGTTGGTGTTCCTGTGGCCGCGATTCTCTCTTTGCCCCTGAAGATGTTCGTCTCAAATCCGGTTGTTCTTGGTGCCACAGCAGTGGTGAGCTATAACTTGAATCGGTATGCTTCTGATGTTGGTGTTAGGGATGACGTTGTTAAGGTGAACGTCGAGGGCGTTGCAGCGTTCCATGGAAAGTTACTGGCCGAGGTAGATGGTGGTGCCGACGTCGCTGGTGATCGGCGTAAAAAGCGTAGGAGATGA
- the LOC131012797 gene encoding uncharacterized protein LOC131012797: MSNDIHNEGLMQIDDSSNFSFEERKRRRGTESLDLVTSTSSGIFLAGRSGGLCMLWKTSASCKLIGYPRNHIDMHIIDEKDDWRLTGYYGFPERRRRRDSWNLLRRLSSLNSLPWCIMGDFNDLLDPGDKRGRIDHPNWLMQGFREAIIECGLSDIPLRGYQYTWSRGLGTSHFVEERLDRGMATSNWKNLFPEAVLLPITVAMSDHVPLLLNCRGAATPRITRRFRFENKWCFEPDFPNVIPRKGGGRINLSRISLSTKGEPMLSPSRSLRKQGKSCPTSFSGKKLIGNNAPNNTGCVREIPIQNMASARRKVNTITKLRRDDGSWASSTEEIGQEARQYFENLFDDSTNNVDFYQVLNRLTPCVDNTMNAELTKSFQFEEFSSAVAQMHPDKSPGPDGFNPKFYQKFWNVVGEDVYRSCCDWLTTGTFPPTLNNTLVTLIPKVDSPTNMKELRPIALCNVVYKIISKVLCNRLKKVLPCLIDRSQSAFVEGRMIQDNILIAFEAIHSMKRKTRGKNGYLALKIDISKAYDRVDWNYLDAVLQRLGFCDKWLEWMRLCVRTVSYEILINSAAVSPIIPGRGLRQGDPLSPYLFILCAEGLSAMINYETARGDIHGIQMGRRGPAVSHLMFADDCIFFCRASELECANLKRVLGIYELASGQAINYQKSGVFFSLNVSATEREAISGTLGVTSALDTGRYLGLPSLIGRKKKEIFKYLRDRLWKKIQGWNGKKLSKAGKEILLKGVAQAIPSYCMSIFLLPTSLTDEMEKLMNSFWWSNKGGAGRSINWMKWDKMCVDKKFGGMGFRSMQLFNIAMLGKTGWRLIEEPDALVCRILKAKYFPNDDFLRAKVGSSPSFTWRSICAAQDLVRSGTRWRVGDGTGIKVYEDPWLRRDGRFHVSSHCPPNLSGLTVHDIFIPGARSWNVDFMETILNEEDVQEISRTPIVPTSNPDKLIWHYSPTGRYTVKSAYRLASSLTLDPTYSIEGHWSLLWKIKVPQKVQNILWRAARDNLPSKAKLLSRGLQVGGECGICKAGYENLWHTFFSCPFAEDCWRISNMELYIDNVRSRCESFLQALFMIVDDKDDTRKIKICMLLWQIWKARNSAVWNNENPSPASSVLMAACTYEDWTAAHSRARPGPVAASSGATCVGWHGLPSGWFCCNVDAAFFRESNTCGLGMAIRDHNGNFIAGKSIKIVGSWSVEEGEMMGIKEALSWLKEKELTHGRVETDSKRACDAINSRAKNFSEMGALASHCRNELSLAPDVRIHHVKRTRNAIAHILAKAARDIDAHHVWNEPPSFVVGHLHIPCSCD, from the exons ATGAGCAATGATATCCATAATGAAGGGTTAATGCAGATCGATGACTCATCAAACTTCAGTTTTGAAGAGAGGAAAAGACGACGTGGCACAGAATCTCTTGACTTGGTTACCTCCACATCATCCGGGATCTTCCTTGCTG GTAGAAGCGGAGGATTGTGTATGCTGTGGAAAACTTCTGCTTCTTGCAAGCTCATCGGTTACCCACGTAACCatattgatatgcatattattGACGAGAAAGACGATTGGAGATTGACAGGCTACTACGGCTTCCCGGAGAGACGGCGACGCAGAGACTCTTGGAACCTCCTCAGACGTCTCTCGAGCTTGAACTCTCTTCCTTGGTGCATTATGGGGGACTTCAATGATCTCTTGGATCCGGGAGACAAACGGGGGCGCATTGACCACCCAAATTGGCTCATGCAAGGCTTCCGCGAGGCAATTATTGAATGTGGGCTCTCGGACATCCCACTCCGTGGGTATCAATATACCTGGTCAAGAGGTTTGGGGACAAGTCATTTTGTTGAGGAACGCTTGGACCGTGGCATGGCCACGAGCAACTGGAAGAATCTCTTCCCGGAGGCGGTTTTGCTGCCTATTACAGTTGCTATGTCAGACCATGTTCCCCTCTTACTTAATTGCAGAGGGGCTGCTACTCCCAGGATAACCCGCAGATTCCGCTTCGAGAATAAATGGTGCTTCGAGCCTGACTTCCCAAATGTGATAC CACGCAAAGGGGGAGGAAGAATAAACTTGAGCAGAATATCTCTTTCTACCAAGGGAGAACCGATGCTCTCTCCATCAAGAAGCTTAAGGAAGCAAGGCAAGAGCTGTCCAACATCCTTCTCCGGGAAGAAACTCATTGGAAACAACGCGCCAAACAACACTGGCTGCGTGAGGGAGATTCCAATACAAAACATGGCTTCAGCGAGGCGCAAGGTTAACACCATCACCAAACTGAGGAGGGATGACGGCAGCTGGGCTTCAAGTACTGAGGAAATCGGCCAAGAAGCGAGACAATACTTTGAAAATCTTTTTGATGATTCAACCAACAATGTCGATTTCTATCAAGTCCTTAATCGCCTAACCCCCTGTGTGGATAACACAATGAACGCCGAGCTTACTAAATCTTTCCAGTTTGAAGAGTTTAGCTCTGCCGTGGCTCAGATGCACCCTGATAAGTCGCCGGGTCCCGATGGCTTCAACCCAAAGTTTTACCAAAAATTTTGGAATGTAGTGGGCGAAGATGTGTACCGCAGCTGCTGTGACTGGCTCACTACCGGAACGTTTCCTCCCACTCTCAACAACACCCTGGTTACTCTTATCCCCAAGGTTGATTCCCCAACCAATATGAAAGAGCTCCGGCCCATTGCTCTCTGTAATGTTGTTTACAAAATAATCTCGAAAGTGTTGTGCAATAGGCTCAAGAAGGTTCTCCCCTGCCTCATCGACCGATCACAATCAGCTTTTGTAGAAGGGAGAATGATTCAAGACAATATACTAATCGCCTTCGAAGCTATCCATTCGATGAAGCGGAAAACTCGTGGTAAGAATGGTTACTTGGCTCTCAAGATCGACATTAGTAAAGCATACGATCGCGTTGACTGGAACTATCTGGATGCTGTTTTACAACGCCTTGGCTTCTGCGATAAGTGGCTGGAGTGGATGAGGCTCTGTGTTCGCACCGTTTCTTATGAGATTCTGATCAATAGTGCAGCTGTCAGCCCAATCATTCCGGGGAGGGGGCTCCGCCAAGGAGATCCCCTCTCCCCCTACCTCTTTATCCTGTGTGCCGAGGGCCTTTCAGCCATGATAAATTATGAGACCGCTCGAGGAGATATCCATGGTATTCAAATGGGACGACGGGGCCCCGCCGTTTCTCACCTCATGTTTGCAGACGACTGCATTTTCTTTTGCCGGGCTTCGGAGTTGGAGTGTGCGAATTTGAAGAGGGTGCTGGGAATCTACGAGCTTGCCTCTGGTCAAGCTATAAACTATCAAAAATCTGGGGTCTTTTTCAGCCTGAATGTGAGCGCCACAGAGAGAGAAGCTATCTCTGGCACGTTGGGTGTTACTTCGGCTCTTGATACAGGACGTTACTTGGGCCTGCCTTCACTCATCGGGAGAAAGAAAAAGGAGATCTTCAAGTACCTTCGGGATAGGCTTTGGAAAAAAATACAAGGGTGGAATGGGAAAAAATTGTCCAAGGCGGGTAAAGAGATTCTCCTTAAAGGGGTCGCACAAGCTATACCCTCCTATTGCATGAGCATCTTCTTGCTCCCTACGAGTCTGACTGACGAGATGGAAAAACTCATGAACAGTTTCTGGTGGAGTAATAAGGGCGGTGCGGGGCGGAGTATCAACTGGATGAAGTGGGACAAAATGTGCGTCGATAAAAAGTTCGGAGGAATGGGATTTAGAAGCATGCAATTATTCAACATTGCTATGTTGGGCAAAACAGGGTGGAGGCTTATTGAAGAACCGGACGCACTTGTTTGCAGGATACTCAAAGCTAAATACTTTCCCAATGATGATTTCCTACGAGCCAAGGTAGGGAGCAGCCCTAGCTTCACTTGGCGGAGCATCTGTGCAGCCCAAGACTTGGTAAGGAGTGGAACTCGCTGGAGGGTAGGCGATGGTACTGGAATCAAAGTCTATGAGGATCCTTGGTTACGTAGGGATGGGAGATTTCACGTCTCCTCTCACTGCCCGCCGAATCTCTCGGGTCTCACTGTCCACGACATCTTTATTCCGGGTGCTAGAAGCTGGAATGTGGATTTTATGGAGACTATTTTGAACGAGGAGGATGTACAGGAGATCAGTAGAACCCCCATCGTGCCGACCTCTAACCCGGATAAACTCATTTGGCACTACTCCCCAACTGGGCGCTATACCGTGAAATCTGCTTATCGGCTCGCTAGCTCGCTCACTCTCGACCCCACCTATTCGATAGAGGGTCATTGGAGCCTCCTTTGGAAGATCAAAGTACCACAGAAAGTGCAAAACATCCTGTGGAGGGCTGCACGGGATAACCTTCCCTCGAAGGCAAAGCTACTATCTAGAGGCCTACAGGTAGGCGGCGAGTGCGGCATTTGCAAGGCTGGCTATGAAAACCTCTGGCATACTTTCTTCAGCTGCCCGTTCGCGGAAGATTGCTGGAGAATCAGTAACATGGAGCTTTATATCGATAATGTTCGTAGCCGGTGTGAGTCTTTTTTGCAGGCCCTGTTTATGATAGTTGATGACAAGGACGACACCCGAAAAATCAAGATCTGCATGCTTTTGTGGCAAATCTGGAAGGCTCGGAACTCGGCTGTGTGGAATAACGAGAACCCCTCTCCAGCAAGCTCGGTGCTGATGGCTGCGTGCACCTATGAGGACTGGACCGCTGCCCATTCTAGGGCCCGTCCTGGACCCGTTGCTGCCTCATCTGGTGCGACATGCGTAGGATGGCATGGTCTACCTTCGGGGTGGTTTTGCTGCAATGTGGATGCTGCTTTTTTCAGGGAATCGAACACATGTGGTTTGGGGATGGCTATCCGAGaccacaatggaaacttcaTCGCAGGCAAGTCTATTAAAATCGTGGGTTCGTGGTCAGTTGAAGAAGGCGAAATGATGGGTATCAAAGAAGCCCTATCTTGGCTCAAAGAGAAGGAACTAACCCACGGTCGGGTGGAAACAGATAGCAAACGGGCGTGCGATGCGATCAACTCAAGAGCGAAGAATTTTTCTGAAATGGGTGCTCTGGCATCCCACTGTCGGAATGAATTATCCTTGGCACCGGACGTCCGTATCCACCATGTCAAGAGAACAAGAAATGCTATAGCCCATATCTTAGCGAAGGCGGCGAGAGATATAGATGCacatcatgtttggaatgaacccccgTCCTTTGTGGTGGGTCATCTCCACATACCATGTTCGTGTGATTAA
- the LOC131005997 gene encoding peptidyl-prolyl cis-trans isomerase FKBP20-1, which produces MADTIDLTGDGGVLKTIVRRAKADALAPSESLPLLDVHYEGTFAETGEVFDTTHEDNTIFTFELGSGTVIKAWDVALKTMKVGEVARITCKPEYGYGSAGSPPDIPPDASLIFEVELVACRPRKGSSLSSASDERARLDELKKQREAAAAVKEEEKKKREEAKAAAAARVQAKLDAKKGKGKGKGK; this is translated from the exons ATGGCTGATACAATTGATTTGACCGGGGATGGAGGTGTCCTGAAGACCATAGTGCGCCGAGCAAAAGCTGATGCACTTGCTCCATCAGAGAGTCTTCCACTACTCGACG TTCATTATGAAGGCACTTTTGCTGAAACTGGCGAAGTTTTTGATACTACACACGAAGATAATACTATCTTCACGTTTGAATTGGGCAGTGGGACTGTGATTAAAGCTTGGGATGTTGCGCTCAAAACCATGAAG GTTGGTGAAGTTGCAAGGATTACTTGTAAGCCAGAGTATGGGTATGGCAGCGCCGGTTCCCCACCTGATATTCCCCCAGA CGCGTCACTTATTTTTGAGGTGGAGCTGGTGGCCTGCAGACCTCGCAAGGGTTCTAGCCTAAGCAGTGCCTCAGACGAGAGGGCAAGACTCGA TGAGCTGAAGAAGCAACGGGAAGCAGCTGCTGCGGTCAAggaggaagagaagaagaaaagggAAGAAGCGAAAGCAGCCGCGGCTGCTAGGGTTCAAGCCAAACTCGATGCCAAGAAAGGCAAAGGGAAGGGCAAAGGCAAGTAA
- the LOC131012788 gene encoding dehydration-responsive element-binding protein 2F-like, whose product MENCRKSPLKPWKKGPARGKGGPQNATCEYRGVRQRTWGKWVAEIREPKKRTRLWLGSFSTAEEAAMAYDEAARRLYGPEAYLNLPHLRSNFNPLSKSQKFKWFPSSNFNSKLPSTGLLNLNAQPSVHVIHQRLQELKKSGVLGQDYSSSSSSSDPKNDVHILSEEPRLEIPEATEKDTEFSSQSKVITSEDKPQIDLNEFLQQLGVLKGEGHQPCESDNTSKNFTEIESLSFKDDEEDGFGTCAANNFNWDTLSEIAEADIHLTDTTTFHAHADIQSSASPGKKVWTSERDTIPIFLRTKRSLFASLTSSTATWRRVSAAVRAAAVAAAASSCVGRGKCGDGGEY is encoded by the coding sequence ATGGAGAATTGCAGAAAGTCTCCGCTCAAGCCTTGGAAGAAAGGCCCCGCCAGGGGGAAAGGTGGCCCTCAGAACGCCACGTGTGAGTATCGTGGTGTTCGACAGAGGACGTGGGGGAAGTGGGTGGCCGAGATAAGAGAGCCCAAGAAGAGGACCAGGCTCTGGCTGGGCTCTTTCTCCACCGCGGAAGAGGCCGCCATGGCTTACGATGAAGCTGCAAGAAGGTTATATGGGCCGGAGGCGTACCTTAATCTGCCTCACTTGAGGTCCAACTTCAATCCGTTGAGCAAGTCGCAGAAGTTTAAATGGTTCCCTTCCAGTAACTTCAACTCCAAGTTGCCCAGTACAGGATTGCTCAACTTAAATGCGCAGCCGAGCGTCCATGTGATTCACCAGAGGCTGCAAGAACTCAAGAAGAGTGGGGTTCTTGGTCAGGATTATTCATCAAGTTCATCATCCAGTGATCCCAAAAACGACGTGCACATTCTAAGCGAGGAGCCCCGTCTAGAAATTCCTGAGGCAACGGAGAAAGATACCGAGTTTTCATCTCAGAGTAAAGTGATTACCTCCGAAGACAAGCCACAGATTGATCTGAATGAATTCCTCCAGCAGCTCGGGGTACTAAAAGGAGAGGGACATCAGCCATGTGAGAGTGATAACACATCAAAGAATTTCACAGAGATAGAATCATTATCATTCAAagacgacgaagaagatggaTTCGGTACCTGTGCAGCTAACAACTTTAACTGGGATACACTGAGTGAAATAGCTGAAGCGGATATTCATCTAACAGATACCACCACTTTCCATGCACATGCGGATATTCAGTCGAGTGCCTCGCCCGGGAAGAAGGTATGGACGTCGGAGAGGGATACTATACCGATCTTTCTCAGAACCAAAAGAAGTTTATTTGCTTCTTTGACGTCGTCTACGGCGACGTGGAGACGGGTCTCGGCGGCGGTCCGTGCGGCGGCAGTGGCAGCGGCGGCCTCGAGTTGTGTGGGACGAGGGAAGTGCGGGGACGGAGGTgaatattag
- the LOC131005977 gene encoding protein LEAD-SENSITIVE 1-like, with the protein MGFLSHRVKRSDLEAGDHIYTWRTPIFAYSHHGIYIGGDKVVHFTQHQNLSSGDSTSFRFSSSVTDVTADCLDFPDCGFRKHTSGVVMSCLNCFLGDGSLYRFEYGVSPVVLITRLRSGTCTTAKSDPPEEVIHRAMHLLQHGFGKYDVFSNNCEDFALYCKTELVVCPRRGSGGSGQVSSVVGVPVATILSLPLKMFVSNPVVLGATAVVNYNLNRYASDVGVRDDVVKVEVEGVAAFHGNLTAGVDGGADVAGDRPKKRRRNS; encoded by the exons atgGGATTTCTGTCACACAGAGTGAAACGAAGCGATTTAGAAGCAGGAGACCATATCTACACTTGGAGGACTCCCATTTTCGCATACTCTCACCATG GTATCTATATTGGTGGTGACAAAGTGGTGCACTTCACTCAACATCAGAATTTGAGTTCTGGTGACTCTACTTCCTTTCGCTTCTCATCATCGGTCACAGATGTCACAGCCGACTGTTTAGATTTTCCAGATTGCGGCTTCAGAAAGCATACAAGTGGAGTTGTTATGTCATGCTTGAACTGCTTCTTGGGGGATGGATCTTTGTATCGTTTCGAGTATGGAGTTAGCCCCGTGGTTTTGATCACTAGGCTCCGATCTGGGACATGCACGACTGCCAAATCCGATCCTCCAGAAGAGGTGATCCACAGGGCTATGCATTTGCTGCAGCATGGATTCGGGAAGTATGATGTGTTTTCAAACAACTGTGAAGACTTCGCTTTATATTGTAAAACCGAGCTTGTTGTTTGTCCCCGGAGAGGCTCAGGTGGCAGTGGCCAAGTCTCGTCTGTTGTTGGTGTTCCTGTGGCCACGATTCTCTCTTTGCCCCTGAAGATGTTCGTCTCTAATCCGGTTGTTCTTGGTGCCACAGCAGTGGTGAACTATAACTTGAATCGGTATGCTTCTGATGTTGGTGTTAGGGATGATGTTGTTAAGGTGGAGGTCGAGGGCGTTGCAGCGTTTCATGGCAACCTAACGGCCGGGGTAGATGGTGGCGCTGACGTCGCTGGTGATCGGCCTAAGAAGCGCAGGAGAAACAGTTGA
- the LOC131012808 gene encoding uncharacterized protein LOC131012808 — translation MEERMAGLHLSSEEDELLLDDAIAGGSTVEVELCLVGRFLTDQPINFNLMRSRLVSIWRPGKGVFMKDIGNGRYIFQFFHDLDLKCVYDSGPWSYGNFPLILHKLSRGDLPSSVPLDNLPFWVQIHDLPAGCLTEGVGRALGNFIGTFQEYDSTNSSGVWRQYMRVRVGINVTEPLKRFKKIKNKDGSSFQVNFKYERLNIFCFLCGRLGHSESFCELRFNLDVNEVGREWGTWLKAADRRSNSLAGDKWIRTEDSSSNPSWEAAETRVVEKPLHHESNF, via the exons ATGGAGGAGCGAATGGCCGGACTACACCTATCATCGGAAGAAGACGAGCTCCTGCTCGATGATGCTATTGCCGGCGGTTCCACGGTCGAAGTTGAGTTATGTCTGGTGGGAAGATTTCTCACGGATCAACCGATAAATTTCAACCTCATGCGAAGCCGATTAGTGAGCATTTGGCGCCCTGGGAAAGGCGTTTTCATGAAAGACATAGGCAACGGCAGATACATATTCCAATTCTTTCATGATCTTGATCTGAAGTGTGTGTACGATAGCGGGCCATGGTCCTATGGTAATTTCCCACTCATCCTACATAAACTCAGTAGAGGTGATTTACCGTCTTCTGTACCTCTCGATAATCTCCCGTTTTGGGTACAAATCCACGATCTACCTGCGGGATGCCTGACGGAAGGAGTCGGTCGAGCGCTTGGAAACTTCATTGGCACTTTTCAGGAATATGACAGCACAAACTCTTCCGGTGTTTGGCGCCAGTATATGCGCGTTAGGGTTGGCATCAATGTCACTGAACCCCTTAAACGCTTCAAGAAAATTAAGAACAAAGATGGATCTTCTTTTCAGGTTAATTTCAAGTACGAGCGCCTCAATATTTTTTGCTTCCTCTGTGGAAGACTCGGTCACTCTGAAAGTTTCTGCGAACTTCGGTTCAATCTCGACGTCAATGAGGTTGGGCGGGAATGGGGCACCTGGCTAAAGGCGGCTGACCGGCGCAGCAACTCTCTGGCCGGAGACAAGTGGATCAGAACTGAAGACAGCAGCTCTAACCCTAGTTGGGAGGCGGCGGAAACTAGGGTTGTGGAGAAGCCGTTACATCATGAG agtaatttttga
- the LOC131012817 gene encoding uncharacterized protein LOC131012817, whose translation MNLELLHKMEGEYACVEKNGVLLDNRYVVPYNPFLIMKYRAHINVEFCNQGQSVKYLFKYINKASDRMGARITTTANDEITEYIDCRYISACEAMWRIFEFPIHYRTPHVERLSFHLEGEYACVFKEGDYIDNVLVKCTLKESQFLQWMAINKENVEARKWLYTEFPQHYVWNKKDKIWTKRDRGFGIGRIFHVPPSNRKMYHLRMLLNHVRGATCYNDFKMVNGDMKDSYKEACYAMGLLDDDKEYIEGIIEASSWGTGQYLRCHFTTLLISNSMSRPEEVWNQTWQNLSDDILHTKRKTLPKPDLQLTDDQLKNLALVEIEKLLIANSTSLVNFPGMPLPNETVISNSENLLILEEMSYNIEEMKEEHAKLYPSLTDEQRMGRTAHSRFGIPLDCHENSTCNKINPDNDLAGLLEKTKLIIWDEAPMTHRYCFEALDRSLRDIMRSSDRSGKPFGGLVVVLGGDFRQILPVIPKGSRHDIVHASISSSQLWNLCQVLKLTKNMRLHANASGSDAEETKEFAEWILKIGDGTAGHSLGDGESVVALSEDILIRDATTPIAAIVENTYNDVMNNAIDPEMFKNRAILAPTNEMVDTINDYVMSLMSTKERVYLSSDSICKEDGQVDLDEQTDSNSTWGTRN comes from the exons ATGAATCTCGAGCTGCTGCACAAGATGGAAGGAGAGTATGCATGTGTGGAAAAAAATGGAGTTCTTCTTGATAACAGATATGTAGTTCCATACAATCCGTTTCTAATTATGAAGTATCGTGCCCACATCAATGTTGAGTTTTGCAATCAAGGGCAATCTGTCAAGTATCTCttcaaatacatcaataaaGCCAGTGATAGGATGGGTGCAAGAATAACTACAACAGCTAATGATGAAATCACCGAGTACATTGATTGTAGATATATTTCTGCATGTGAGGCTATGTGGAGGATTTTTGAGTTCCCAATTCATTATCGGACTCCCCACGTAGAACGTTTATCTTTTCATTTGGAAGGAGAGTATGCATGTGTGTTCAAAGAAGGAGACTACATTGATAATGTGTTAGTCAAGTGTACGCTTAAAGAATCTCAATTCCTACAATGGATGGCTATAAATAAGGAAAACGTTGAAGCTCGAAAATGGTTGTATACTGAGTTTCCACAACACTACGTTTGGAATAAAAAAGATAAGATATGGACAAAGCGGGACAGAGGTTTTGGCATAGGACGCATCTTTCATGTTCCTCCCTCAAATAGGAAAATGTATCATCTTAGGATGCTATTGAATCATGTCAGAGGTGCAACATGTTACAATGATTTTAAAATGGTGAATGGCGACATGAAAGACAGTTACAAGGAAGCATGCTACGCAATGGGATTGCTAGACGATGACAAAGAGTATATTGAAGGAATTATTGAAGCCAGTTCTTGGGGAACAGGGCAATATCTAAGATGCCACTTCACGACATTACTAATTTCGAATAGTATGTCAAGGCCTGAAGAAGTCTGGAATCAAACTTGGCAAAACCTATCAGATGACATCTTGCACACAAAGCGGAAGACTCTTCCAAAGCCag ATTTGCAGTTGACAGATGACCAATTAAAAAATCTAGCATTGGTTGAAATTGAGAAGTTGCTTATAGCTAATTCCACCAGTTTAGTCAATTTTCCTGGCATGCCGTTACCAAACGAAACTGTCATATCTAATTCAGAAAATCTACTGATATTGGAAGAGATGTCTTACAACATAgaagaaatgaaagaagagcACGCTAAGCTATATCCCTCTTTAACAGATGAGCAAAGAAT GGGCAGGACTGCACACTCAAGATTCGGTATACCATTGGACTGCCACGAAAACTCCACATGCAACAAGATAAACCCAGATAACGATTTAGCTGGACTACTTGAGAAAACAAAGCTTATTATTTGGGATGAGGCACCAATGACACATAGATACTGTTTTGAAGCGCTTGATAGAAGCTTAAGGGATATTATGAGATCTTCCGATAGATCTGGAAAACCTTTTGGAGGTTTGGTGGTTGTTTTAGGAGGCGACTTTCGACAGATACTTCCAGTTATCCCTAAGGGAAGTCGGCATGACATCGTGCATGCCTCTATAAGTTCATCTCAACTTTGGAATTTGTGTCAAGTTCTCAAGTTAACTAAGAACATGAGATTACAT GCAAATGCTTCTGGTTCGGATGCAGAAGAAACCAAAGAATTTGCAGAGTGGATACTTAAAATAGGTGATGGTACAGCCGGACATAGTCTTGGTGATGGAGAATCTGTTGTGGCATTATCAGAAGATATCCTTATACGCGATGCAACAACTCCTATTGCAGCTATAGTGGAAAACACATATAATGACGTCATGAATAATGCAATTGATCCAGAAATGTTTAAGAATAGAGCTATCTTGGCCCCcaccaatgagatggttgatacgATCAATGATTACGTCATGTCTCTGATGTCTACCAAGGAAAGGGTTTACCTAAGTTCAGACAGTATttgcaaagaagatggacaaGTGGACCTTGATGAACAG ACTGATAGTAACTCAACTTGGGGAACGCGTAATTGA